From the Garra rufa unplaced genomic scaffold, GarRuf1.0 hap1_unplaced_367, whole genome shotgun sequence genome, the window caatatatacatacatacatacatagtaCACACAGTGTACgatttgacatatttacagttaACACTTCAAAGGTTCTATATTTTGTCCTTATATTTACAGACattcctatatatatataagtagaaGTTGGTAGATCTCACACTTTGCGTGGAACTGCTCTTTTGCACGCATCTGTGTGAACGCGCTGTTGATAAATGAGGGCCCAAGTTACTATCCATTTTCATAAATGTCATTACAAGCCTTTAATTACCTTCACTTTTATATATGTACTTTATACTTTAAATTGTCTTTCAAATTTAGAGATGAATTACCCATTTTATCCTCAGAAATCACAACAACGTTCCACATACTAGGGTGCGGTATGTAATCTAAAAATTGTTAATCCTACAACAAACAAAAGATCAACTTTAAAAAGACTGAAGACCCTGAATTTAATTTCTTAAGTAGCAATAAGACGTCTGATATGTCTGAAAGTCTTTAGGCGTGTGTTACCTGTGTAAAGGAGTCCACTGTGGAAACAGTTGAGTTAGATACTGGCGTTTGCTGTGCAAGCAGATCCAAAGATTCAATCGAAACTCCAACTTGAGCCACTGACGGAGCCTGAGGGACAGTCATCATGCCGAACGGATGAGCTCCACCCtcgcctgaaacacacacacacacacacacacacacacaaatacacacacacacattttaaatgTGCTGTAGAAATAAATTTTGACTTGACTTGTATGATGGACACAGACTTTACTTGTGTCTACTCGTCATTCATCTCAACACAGAATCACAATTTTGTGCGAGTTTGATGTGATTTTCCTCTGTCAAGATACTTGAAGTCGCCCTAGTGTTTTAAAATCTGTTGTGACCGTAAAAGTTGTGTATTGTTTTCCAGTCTTTACATAACTGATTTTACTCCACTGGCTTACCAGCTTTCAGGCCAGAGATTCTGAATATGGCGCTGGGTTTCTCGTTGGTTATGAAGCCTAAAAGCTGCCACACCTGTCCCACAGCAGGATCTGGAAAAGAGAAGTAGACAGCTCCACCCATGCCGGCTGGAAAGGGCACTGTTCCCAGCATGAAGACCACCACATGATTGACATTCTCATAGTCTGGCAGATTGAAGACGAATTTATCATTGGAGACCAGCTGAGCGTCCGTTTGGACCTGAAAGAGAGCAGATGAACATCGCTGCTATATCTGCCGTTTAATTAGAGTTTAGTCTTAGACAGAATAAAATAGGAGCATCAGTACATCTGCTGCTGATTATGGATGTAATAACGCGATTGTTATTGGCGTTGCATAATATACTAGTGACATGTTGTCATCTTCTGATTTTTAATAAAGACTGGTCATAACTTTTTTAAGGCGGTTAAATAAATCATTAGTCTCATTTGAAAGCGAAATAAGGCTTACTAACCCTTGGCTAACTGGT encodes:
- the hikeshi gene encoding protein Hikeshi; translation: MFGCLVAGRLVQTDAQLVSNDKFVFNLPDYENVNHVVVFMLGTVPFPAGMGGAVYFSFPDPAVGQVWQLLGFITNEKPSAIFRISGLKAGEGGAHPFGMMTVPQAPSVAQVGVSIESLDLLAQQTPVSNSTVSTVDSFTQFTQKMLESLYNFTSSFALSQSQMTPNPSEMFVPASSILKWYENFQRRMMQNPNFWKT